The Mytilus edulis chromosome 12, xbMytEdul2.2, whole genome shotgun sequence genome contains a region encoding:
- the LOC139498456 gene encoding heat shock 70 kDa protein 12B-like, translating into MTQTTDNCILVAAIDFGTSYSGYAFSTRNDFEKDPLQIQVNPPWAAGTRQLLSLKTPTCLLLDADKNYVAFGYDAEDKYSELALLKDHESYYYFQRFKMSLYHTQNLNKDLVVEDMTGKQFSAFDVCCLSIKALKDHLLESISKQFINMNIDDIRWVLTVPAIWTDSAKQFMRRSAEKAGVPSDNLQISLEPEAASIYCQHLPIENLKGAGKRLSATVAGTRCIIADLGGGTLDITVHEKMNDGRLKEICRASGNNCGGTCVDVQFFKMMETILGPETFKAFKQDNLDSYIDLSREFEIKKRNFQPDSTGYVTLLIPLTVLDLVCNKHLNLNFKKALEDSEYGSVTTLLNDKLRIEVETFRALFEPTIIGVVGLIAEIMKRSNADSDTQILLVGGFSGCNLVQRAINATFPAHNIIVPYDSDVSVLKGAVIFGHQPNIISERISKYTYGFSKRKIFDQQKHDSSHLEIVDGKERCSRVFEPIIKRDEIVPVGKKITSTAKCKPDDDGLFTLCIYQTESDNPIYTDEDGCSLLGTIHAQLPSPSPSDKIKVELIFGGTEISVKIRDTASRKKCEETIQMI; encoded by the exons ATGACACAGACAACGGACAACTGTATTTTGGTTGCTGCTATTGACTTCGGAACATCATATTCCGGTTATGCATTTTCGACCAGGAATGACTTTGAAAAAGATCCCTTACAGATACAGGTTAACCCTCCCTGGGCTGCTGGGACAAGACAATTGTTGTCACTGAAAACTCCAACCTGTCTTCTCCTCGATGCTGATAAAAACTACGTCGCTTTTGGGTATGATGCCGAGGACAAGTATTCAGAACTTGCGTTATTAAAAGACCATGAGAGTTACTACTATTTTCAAAGGTTCAAGATGAGTCTTTATCATACACAG AATTTGAATAAAGATCTGGTTGTTGAGGACATGACCGGAAAGCAATTTTCGGCTTTTGATGTTTGTTGTTTATCAATTAAAGCTTTGAAAGATCATTTACTCGAATCCATTAGCAAACAGTTTATCAATATGAATATAGATGACATTCGTTGGGTGTTGACTGTACCAGCCATTTGGACGGACAGTGCTAAACAATTCATGCGCAGAAGTGCTGAGAAG gcAGGAGTTCCATCCGATAATCTACAGATATCTTTGGAACCCGAGGCAGCTTCTATATATTGCCAACACTTGCCCATAGAAAACTTGAAGGGAGCAGGGAAAAGATTGTCAGCAACAGTAGCTGGCACTAGATGTATAATTGCTGATTTAGGAG GTGGGACACTAGATATAACAGTACATGAAAAAATGAACGATGGGCGTCTTAAAGAAATATGCCGTGCTTCTGGTAATAACTGTGGCGGAACGTGCGTCGACGTCCAGTTCTTTAAAATGATGGAGACCATACTAGGACCAGAAACTTTCAAGGCATTCAAACAAGACAATCTTGATTCGTACATTGACCTATCTAGAGAATTCGAAATCAAAAAGAGAAATTTCCAGCCTGACAGCACTGGCTATGTTACTTTGCTAATACCTTTGACAGTTCTAGATTTGGTGTGcaataaacatttgaatttaaattttaagaaggCGTTGGAAGACTCGGAATACGGATCAGTAACGACACTTTTAAATGACAAACTCCGTATTGAGGTTGAAACTTTCCGGGCTCTTTTTGAACCAACAATTATTGGAGTTGTAGGACTTATTGCTGAAATAATGAAAAGATCAAATGCTGACAGTGATACCCAAATACTGCTTGTCGGGGGCTTTTCGGGTTGCAATTTGGTTCAAAGGGCTATCAATGCTACATTTCCCGCCCACAATATAATCGTGCCGTATGATAGTGACGTGTCGGTTCTGAAAGGTGCGGTAATATTTGGTCACCAACCGAACATCATATCTGAGAGAATTTCTAAATATACGTATGGATTCAGCAAAAGAAAAATCTTCGACCAACAAAAGCATGATAGCAGCCATTTAGAAATAGTTGACGGAAAAGAAAGGTGCAGTCGTGTATTTGAACCTATTATTAAACGAGATGAAATAGTGCCAGTTGGCAAAAAAATCACATCCACGGCAAAATGCAAACCAGATGACGACGGATTATTTACGCTATGTATTTATCAGACAGAGAGCGACAATCCTATTTACACCGACGAAGATGGGTGCTCCTTACTAGGAACAATACACGCACAACTGCCGAGTCCATCCCCATCAGATAAAATTAAAGTTGAATTGATTTTCGGAGGAACTGAAATAAGTGTTAAAATAAGAGACACTGCTTCGCGTAAAAAATGCGAggaaacaattcaaatgatttAG